CCATGGTGTCTCAACTGAGGAAATAGACAGGCAGACTGACGGACAGATAGAAGTGCCGCCGTGTGGACGTCCGTTGACGTCGTTGTGCCGTGCGTGCCCCCCGTAAATCCCAAAAGGGAACACAAACGATCAAAACAAATCAaaacaagcaagcaagtaGACGAGTGAGTTGGTTCCGTTGGCCTTTttgggtgtgtgtgttgcGGGTTACTAGAGCCGATTCATGGAACCCGCATCGGGTCGCCGCGCTTCCACCCCACGCGTCGTCTGGCAGACTGCTGGACCAGTTCGCGGAGCTCAGCGTCCTTTTGCcggtgggtggtggcgtAAAACTCCTCGTGCTCGTACATCTCGCTGAgcttggcggccgtggagaCGACGTCGCGCTGGGTGTAGAGCTCGGGCGCCAGCTGCTTGATGCGGATGGTCTCGATGTACACGCGCTCCGACTCGTTGAAGGCCAGGGCCTGCGGGGAGATTCTGCCGCTGTCGCCAAAGGAAGCGCCGGTGGCGGTGAGGGTAGAGGCGcgggaggaggtggtggaggtttcgtagtcgtcgtcgagattCAACAGCGAGGGCTCCGCCAGGGGAGcggtgctcgagggcgatggggagggggagaaggaCAAagagtcggcggcggtgtcgtcggcatcgtcgcgctTATGCGCAaaggcgctgcggcggcgacgagccaggGGGTTCATGGGAGGGGTcggcggagggggcggcAGGTCGCGGCCCTcccagcggcggctgagGGCGAGGTTCTCCATGATGGTGAGGTACAGGGGATGGGCCCTGCCGAGGGAGGGGCCGACAatgccgagggcgcgcaggtaGCGGTCGCGGGCGCTGGAGAAGCACTTGCGGaagtcgtcgatgacggcgagggactGGAGCGGCGTGGCGATGCCCGGGTGGTCAGGACCAAAGAGGCGCGTCTTGATGTCGATGGACTTGTTGAACAtgacctcggcctcgtccaaggAAAAGGCGGCATGGGATGCGCGGGCAAAGGCCTCGAGGGCATACAGCGTCATGGGATGGCTCTCGCCAAACGTCTTCTGGTACGAGAGGTGCACGCGACGGTACAAGGGCAGCGCCACGTCGAAGTCTTTGAGGcgcgtcagcgtcgccgccagcgcctcgacggtGGCGACCGTCGTCAtgtccgccgcgcccagcagctcctcctgctggCCTTCAATCGTCTTGTACTGGTCCCCGGCGTAGTCGAGCTCGCcccgctcggcggcgaacGCGGCCCTCGTGAGGGCGACGCGGAAGCCCAGCGCCCGGTCGACGGACTCGAGGTTGATGTCGATGCCTGCGATCACCTCGTTGCTGCGCTGGTACTCGCCATTCTGGTGCAGGAGCACGGAGAGACAGAGGGCCGCCTGCGTGCGCTCCATGTCGCTAAGACGAGACGCGTGTTGCCGCGAGAGCTCGAAGCATCCGATGGCCTGCTCCAATGCGCCCTGGGTCATGCAGACCCTGCCCAGCACGTGCCACGCAACGTCctcgttgccgtcgacgtcgtcgtccgggcCCTCGAGCACGCGCGACCAGTCGTGATAGCACGTCTTGGCGTGGGGGGCCATGATTCTCGCAAACTCCTGCACCTTCTGCagggtcggcgacgtggacTCGTTCTCCTGGATGCTGTCGGCGCACACGTTACAGGCGAGCCAGGCGTTGTCAAACTTCTCTTCGGGCGTCAGCAAACCACGCACGTGGTCTCGTGCGGCCGAGTCCATGATGAACGAGCcaagcgacgaggagctctgcgaggagggagaggatgccgagctggagTCGGACGACTCCGAAGGGGGCGGAGTTTGTATATAGTCGTGGTCTAGCAGGTACTccaggacgtcgtcgaggtggtcATCTTGGAAGGCTTCGCTCGTCAGCACCGCTACCCGTCTGCAGACGGCGTCACGAAACTTACCCTTCATCTCGGCAAAGACGTTTGCGAACCGAGCCGGCACTGTCTTGAGCGACGACACAGTAAACAGCGCCGCGGGAATCACCGAGTCGGACAGCATAGCGCTGATGCGCAGCACCGTACGCGTGACAGGAGATTGATCAATGGTGGATCCAAAGACGCTCAGCGGCAGCTTGGACTCAATCCGCGTGTGGTATTCCAACACGGTCAAGGCCTTATTTCGCATCGAAGAGGCCGCCATGCTGACGTCCTGCGCGTGGTACTCGAGCTGCCTGACGACACGCGCAGCCGCGTCCCCTACGAATGTTAGCATGGCTCACCAGCCTGGTAGCATCGGGTGAGACGCCTTACTCTGCACAGGGTCCTCCACGGCCCCCTTCCCCATGATGGACGCCAGCAGGTCGATCGACTCTTGCTCCGTCATGGTGTCCACAAGGAGCTTCGCGCCCCACGAGCAACAGTTGCTATTTCTAGACGTGAAGATGATCTTGCCGGACATCGTCAAGGGAATGAACTGGAAAATGTCGTACGACATCTCGACGTTGTCAAAGATGAGGAGCCAGTCCGTGTTGCCCGGTCGGAGCAGCCAGTTCCTAATGGCACGCACGACCGACTTGGCTCGCGGGATGTCCAGGTCCCTGGCGCTCTTCACCTTGAGCATATCCTGCACTCCGGTGAGTCCGAGGTCTCTCTCGACCTGCTCCCGCTCTGCCGACTTGGAGTAGTGCTCGACGAGCGTGTTGGCAAGCTCGAGATAGCTCGCCATGACCGTCTCCCAACTCTCGGAGCGAACCCAGAACACAAACGACAGCGTTTCTTTGTTGCTCTCTGTGTATTGTCGCGCCAGGGTCGACTTTCCCGTGCCGGATGGACCCcagaggatgacgatgcttCGATTCATCTTGTCTGAATCTATGTCGGGGTTGAGGATTTCGTTTAGACGGCCAAGCAGACGCTCGCGGGGCACATCTGATCCTGCATCCGGAAGCGTATAGGGAATAGCGAAGTCGCTGGAGAGGACTTCCAGACGGGTCCCTGTCGTTGTTAGTAtgtgtcgtcgttgccgccgctcgtggcGCTGAATGCCTCACCTGTGCTCATGGCGTAGAGCTTGCGCTTGGACTTAAGCAGCTCGGAGGTGTTGGCGCCGTCCACCATGCGGCGGAAGTTGTCGATAAACGTTTTGTAGTTTTCGTCTCTGCCCTTGAAGCGCACCAAGTCTTGATGGGTGGCCTTGAGGCCAATCTGCGAGCCGTCAGAGCCGGCAATGGAgtggcgctgctcgacgacgaagccctcCTCGGATTTCTTAGTCTCATAGAAGGACAGGCATGGCAGGTCGGGGGAGATGGCCTTGAAGGCCTCCATCTGGGTCGTAAGCCACTCGATGTCCTTGATACGGGGCTTCTTCTCGGATTCGTCACCCCGGCGGGGCGTTCCCGAGTCCTGGTACAGCTCCGACGTGGTGCGGcggagggcgcgggcgatgggcgaaggcgccgaggggAGGCCGGGGGCCACGGTGCCGAAGAAGGCGACGCCGCAGGCCGACAGCTCGAGGTCCCTGATCTCCATGTCGACAGCCTCGCccgcgatgacgagggcgcgctTGACGATCcagccgcccaggccgtgggcgatgaagaagagcGGGCGAGAGCGGGCCGAGGGCTCGAGGTtgcggcggtgggcgagcgagcgggcgaggTTGTAGCCCTGTCCGTAGACGATGGTCCGGACGACGAAGCTGTAGCTGACGCCGTCGGAGATGTACTCAAACGTCATGATGCGGGCCTTGGGCATATCGGGGGCTagcagctgctcgagccacggccgcggcttgcccttgacgcCTGGGTCTGCTGACACCCAGTTACGGAAGCCCTCTCCGCCGAGTccatggacggcgacgatgctgtgAGGCACGGACAACGGTCAGTTTTGCGGTCCACATATGCATGATATATAAGCGCAAGGAGGAGCAACTACGAGCTTCTCATGGAAGTCGTCGGTACGCTACAAGGAGCCATGAGGTGtgaagggagggggggggg
This sequence is a window from Purpureocillium takamizusanense chromosome 8, complete sequence. Protein-coding genes within it:
- a CDS encoding uncharacterized protein (COG:Z~EggNog:ENOG503NYVZ), with translation MADALEPVKGFLNRVRGAVSRRRLHNLTGLKVVHDPENAEIDIVAVHGLGGEGFRNWVSADPGVKGKPRPWLEQLLAPDMPKARIMTFEYISDGVSYSFVVRTIVYGQGYNLARSLAHRRNLEPSARSRPLFFIAHGLGGWIVKRALVIAGEAVDMEIRDLELSACGVAFFGTVAPGLPSAPSPIARALRRTTSELYQDSGTPRRGDESEKKPRIKDIEWLTTQMEAFKAISPDLPCLSFYETKKSEEGFVVEQRHSIAGSDGSQIGLKATHQDLVRFKGRDENYKTFIDNFRRMVDGANTSELLKSKRKLYAMSTGTRLEVLSSDFAIPYTLPDAGSDVPRERLLGRLNEILNPDIDSDKMNRSIVILWGPSGTGKSTLARQYTESNKETLSFVFWVRSESWETVMASYLELANTLVEHYSKSAEREQVERDLGLTGVQDMLKVKSARDLDIPRAKSVVRAIRNWLLRPGNTDWLLIFDNVEMSYDIFQFIPLTMSGKIIFTSRNSNCCSWGAKLLVDTMTEQESIDLLASIMGKGAVEDPVQRDAAARVVRQLEYHAQDVSMAASSMRNKALTVLEYHTRIESKLPLSVFGSTIDQSPVTRTVLRISAMLSDSVIPAALFTVSSLKTVPARFANVFAEMKAFQDDHLDDVLEYLLDHDYIQTPPPSESSDSSSASSPSSQSSSSLGSFIMDSAARDHVRGLLTPEEKFDNAWLACNVCADSIQENESTSPTLQKVQEFARIMAPHAKTCYHDWSRVLEGPDDDVDGNEDVAWHVLGRVCMTQGALEQAIGCFELSRQHASRLSDMERTQAALCLSVLLHQNGEYQRSNEVIAGIDINLESVDRALGFRVALTRAAFAAERGELDYAGDQYKTIEGQQEELLGAADMTTVATVEALAATLTRLKDFDVALPLYRRVHLSYQKTFGESHPMTLYALEAFARASHAAFSLDEAEVMFNKSIDIKTRLFGPDHPGIATPLQSLAVIDDFRKCFSSARDRYLRALGIVGPSLGRAHPLYLTIMENLALSRRWEGRDLPPPPPTPPMNPLARRRRSAFAHKRDDADDTAADSLSFSPSPSPSSTAPLAEPSLLNLDDDYETSTTSSRASTLTATGASFGDSGRISPQALAFNESERVYIETIRIKQLAPELYTQRDVVSTAAKLSEMYEHEEFYATTHRQKDAELRELVQQSARRRVGWKRGDPMRVP